A genomic window from Candidatus Nitrosoglobus terrae includes:
- the hemJ gene encoding protoporphyrinogen oxidase HemJ — MLWIKAFHIISAVAWFAGLFYLPRLFVYHAQCEDTLGRERFKVMERKLYRGIMHPSATLTVILGLILVYLTPIWLSAGWFHTKIFLVLLLIGYHLYCGRLLVAFREDRNRYSHVFYRWFNELPVLILVGVVILVVVKPF, encoded by the coding sequence ATGCTTTGGATTAAAGCTTTTCATATTATTTCGGCAGTAGCTTGGTTTGCTGGACTGTTTTATTTACCTCGCTTATTTGTTTATCATGCTCAATGTGAAGACACCTTAGGGCGAGAGCGCTTTAAAGTCATGGAGCGTAAATTATACCGGGGTATCATGCATCCAAGCGCTACTTTAACCGTGATCTTAGGGCTGATTCTAGTGTATTTAACCCCAATATGGCTCAGCGCCGGGTGGTTTCATACTAAGATTTTCTTAGTTTTATTGTTGATTGGCTATCATCTTTATTGTGGACGGTTACTTGTCGCTTTTCGTGAGGATCGAAATCGTTACAGTCATGTGTTTTATCGCTGGTTTAATGAGCTTCCAGTTTTAATCTTGGTTGGCGTAGTTATTTTGGTGGTGGTAAAGCCGTTTTAA
- a CDS encoding sulfurtransferase TusA family protein, whose translation MPSNYDAELDAMGLACPLPVLRIRKALAVLSENQILYVIATDPGSLKDIQAFSRITKNELLEAYETEGKYHFIIRKRVSTN comes from the coding sequence ATGCCTAGTAATTATGATGCCGAGCTTGATGCAATGGGTCTTGCTTGTCCTCTGCCTGTGTTACGTATCCGTAAGGCGCTAGCGGTTTTGAGCGAGAATCAGATTTTATATGTAATAGCAACAGATCCTGGATCTTTAAAGGATATTCAAGCTTTTTCTAGGATAACTAAAAATGAGCTTTTAGAAGCTTATGAAACAGAAGGTAAATACCATTTTATTATCCGTAAACGAGTTAGTACTAACTGA
- a CDS encoding protein-L-isoaspartate O-methyltransferase family protein, giving the protein MSLEQARSNMIKRQIRPWEVFDQRVLDRLTEISREDFTPPEFRNLAYADIQIPIGHGQVMLSPGIEGRLLQALALRGEESVLEIGTGTGYLTTVLAGLANRIVSVDIFPDLQRFNEHRPENIFLQVGDAAYGWSKDSCFDAIVISGSLPSLPKIFLETLNLNGRLFAVLGQAPVMKAVLITRITEQEWSREKLFETVIPPLLNSELKPKFIF; this is encoded by the coding sequence ATGAGTCTAGAACAAGCACGTTCTAATATGATAAAACGGCAAATTCGGCCTTGGGAGGTATTCGATCAGCGTGTATTAGATCGGCTTACTGAAATCTCTAGGGAAGATTTTACTCCGCCAGAGTTTAGAAATTTAGCTTATGCTGATATTCAGATACCTATTGGACATGGGCAAGTTATGTTATCGCCTGGCATTGAAGGCCGTTTATTGCAAGCATTAGCCCTTAGAGGGGAAGAATCTGTTTTGGAAATAGGTACGGGAACAGGTTACTTAACCACGGTGCTAGCGGGTTTGGCTAATCGTATCGTTAGTGTTGATATTTTTCCTGATTTGCAGCGATTTAACGAGCATCGGCCAGAGAATATATTTTTACAAGTAGGTGATGCCGCTTATGGTTGGTCTAAAGATAGCTGCTTTGATGCGATTGTAATATCGGGTTCTCTTCCAAGTCTACCCAAGATATTTTTAGAGACACTTAACTTAAATGGACGTTTATTTGCAGTGCTGGGGCAGGCCCCAGTGATGAAAGCGGTGCTTATTACACGGATAACAGAACAAGAATGGTCTCGTGAAAAATTATTTGAGACTGTAATCCCGCCTCTTCTAAATAGTGAACTAAAACCTAAATTTATCTTCTAA
- a CDS encoding TolC family outer membrane protein → MYIYIDILYITYLGKNFGSNQSAIFLLALNLIIFLPAQGADLLEVYQLARDSNPQVQGQIAALQAAYEAKPQARALFLPTIGISSNFNWNRQTISLFEHSVVPGFSGSFETYGYTLNLTQPIYHRDSFIQLKQADATIAQAQANLVVQEQALLVQVAQVYFTVLAAQNDLKFARAEKKSIGEQLEQAKERFKVGLATIVDANEAQAAYDLAVSREIVAETALASAHEGLREVIGEYVDSLAALEKDPPLLQPEPVDINKWTETALLQNPQIDASEAAVDNARQEIKLQKSGHYPTLDIVGSNSQAITGGGRFGGFDTSQDIIGLQLNVPIFQGGAVVSRTRQARHQLDQALQQLEQVRRAVSRQTREAYLGVMSQLNQIKALEQAIVSNKTSLESAQAGSQVGTRITVDVLNSRSLLFSAFRTHARAQYDYILSTLQLKQGAGIITPEDLVQVNKWLH, encoded by the coding sequence ATGTATATTTATATAGATATACTGTACATTACGTATTTAGGTAAAAATTTCGGCTCTAATCAAAGCGCAATTTTTTTATTAGCTCTTAACCTGATTATTTTCCTTCCTGCTCAGGGAGCAGATTTATTAGAGGTCTATCAATTAGCTAGAGATAGTAATCCTCAGGTACAAGGGCAAATAGCTGCACTGCAAGCAGCCTATGAAGCCAAGCCCCAAGCTAGAGCTTTATTTCTTCCTACTATTGGGATATCTTCTAACTTCAACTGGAATCGGCAAACTATTAGCTTATTTGAGCACTCAGTTGTTCCGGGTTTTAGTGGATCATTTGAAACCTATGGTTATACGCTGAATTTAACTCAGCCAATATATCATCGAGATAGTTTTATTCAGCTCAAACAAGCGGATGCGACTATCGCTCAGGCTCAGGCGAATTTAGTCGTTCAAGAGCAAGCACTACTAGTGCAGGTGGCGCAGGTGTATTTCACAGTTCTGGCGGCTCAGAATGACCTAAAGTTCGCACGGGCAGAGAAAAAATCTATCGGTGAGCAGCTTGAACAGGCAAAGGAGCGTTTTAAAGTAGGATTAGCCACCATTGTGGACGCGAATGAAGCTCAAGCCGCTTATGATTTAGCAGTTTCAAGGGAAATTGTTGCTGAGACTGCCCTTGCCAGCGCTCATGAAGGGCTACGGGAGGTTATTGGGGAGTATGTGGATAGCTTAGCCGCTTTAGAGAAAGACCCCCCTTTGCTTCAACCTGAGCCGGTAGATATTAATAAATGGACTGAAACCGCACTCCTACAAAACCCACAAATTGATGCTTCAGAGGCGGCAGTGGATAACGCTCGGCAAGAGATAAAATTACAGAAATCTGGGCATTATCCTACCTTAGATATTGTAGGTTCTAACTCGCAGGCGATAACCGGAGGAGGCCGTTTTGGTGGTTTTGACACCTCTCAAGATATTATCGGATTGCAGCTTAACGTGCCAATCTTCCAGGGAGGTGCTGTAGTTTCTCGAACTCGCCAAGCTCGCCACCAGCTAGATCAGGCTTTACAGCAACTAGAACAGGTGCGAAGGGCGGTTTCCCGTCAAACCCGCGAAGCTTACCTAGGTGTTATGTCCCAGCTAAATCAAATCAAAGCCTTAGAGCAGGCTATAGTTTCTAATAAAACCTCTTTAGAATCAGCTCAGGCTGGGAGTCAAGTGGGAACTCGTATCACAGTGGACGTACTAAACTCACGGAGCCTCTTGTTTAGTGCCTTTCGTACTCATGCTAGGGCCCAATATGATTATATTCTTAGTACCCTACAGCTCAAGCAAGGCGCGGGGATTATTACCCCAGAGGATTTAGTCCAAGTCAACAAATGGCTACACTAA
- the hldE gene encoding bifunctional D-glycero-beta-D-manno-heptose-7-phosphate kinase/D-glycero-beta-D-manno-heptose 1-phosphate adenylyltransferase HldE, producing MTYSLPDFTAAQIMVVGDVMLDRYWYGRTSRISPEAPVPIVHVTHRDDRPGGAGNVAINAASLGATVTLLGLTGNDEAATILESLLTNYKINCHLIPVANTATITKLRIISQHQQLIRLDSEDDFTSSHSEELLSTYKSILKNKPVVIISDYGKGTVSDPRSLIALGRKANIPILIDPKGSDFSRYYGASILTPNLAEFEAVVGRCSDEDILIRKGEKLRQTLALESLLITRGEQGMTLLQKESPSLHLPAKAREVFDVTGAGDTVISVLATALAAGNTIKEATILANLAAGIVVGKLGTTHVTIDELQMTLHPPATDHRGIVKEEDLRHLMTLARDRGERIVMTNGCFDILHAGHVRYLAEARKLGDRLIVAVNDDNSVKHLKGKDRPINNLIQRMAVLASLYDVDWVIPFSEDTPTRLIEKILPDILVKGGDYTLAQIAGAETVMANGGEVVVLNYLEGHSTTRIIDTIRNSKEIFS from the coding sequence ATGACTTATAGTTTACCTGACTTTACCGCTGCTCAAATAATGGTAGTCGGAGATGTAATGCTAGATCGGTATTGGTACGGCCGCACCTCACGTATTTCACCAGAAGCACCCGTACCTATAGTGCATGTGACTCATCGAGATGATCGGCCTGGTGGGGCAGGTAATGTAGCGATAAATGCAGCATCATTAGGAGCAACGGTAACTCTATTAGGGTTAACCGGCAATGATGAAGCAGCTACTATATTGGAGTCTCTCCTGACTAACTATAAGATTAACTGCCATTTAATACCTGTCGCTAACACTGCTACCATTACTAAATTACGAATCATCAGCCAACACCAACAATTAATTCGTTTAGACTCTGAAGACGATTTTACCTCCTCTCATAGCGAAGAATTACTGTCTACGTATAAATCAATTCTAAAAAATAAGCCAGTGGTGATCATCTCTGATTATGGTAAAGGCACAGTATCCGATCCTAGATCTTTAATAGCCCTTGGTCGTAAAGCTAATATACCTATTCTTATTGATCCTAAAGGTAGCGATTTTTCTCGCTATTATGGAGCTAGTATCCTTACACCTAATTTAGCAGAGTTTGAAGCCGTAGTAGGACGTTGCTCTGATGAGGATATTTTAATTAGAAAAGGAGAAAAACTAAGACAGACACTAGCTCTTGAATCTCTACTCATTACGCGTGGCGAGCAAGGCATGACTTTATTACAAAAGGAATCTCCATCCTTACATCTACCTGCAAAAGCACGAGAAGTATTTGATGTGACCGGAGCTGGAGATACTGTTATCTCAGTACTAGCTACTGCTTTAGCCGCAGGTAATACCATTAAAGAGGCAACAATTCTTGCTAATCTGGCGGCAGGGATCGTGGTCGGCAAACTAGGCACAACGCATGTAACTATCGATGAGCTGCAAATGACTCTGCACCCTCCGGCTACCGATCACCGAGGGATAGTTAAAGAAGAAGATCTACGGCACCTGATGACTCTAGCCCGGGATCGTGGTGAGCGCATCGTAATGACTAATGGTTGTTTTGATATTCTTCATGCTGGCCATGTACGCTATCTAGCTGAGGCACGCAAATTAGGGGATCGTTTAATTGTTGCCGTGAATGATGACAACTCAGTCAAACATCTCAAAGGTAAAGATCGACCCATTAATAACCTCATTCAACGTATGGCTGTACTTGCCTCTCTCTATGATGTTGACTGGGTGATTCCTTTCTCAGAAGATACTCCAACACGATTAATTGAGAAAATTTTACCTGATATTTTAGTCAAGGGTGGAGACTACACATTAGCGCAAATCGCAGGTGCTGAAACGGTCATGGCTAACGGCGGAGAAGTGGTAGTACTAAATTACCTAGAGGGGCATTCCACCACCCGAATTATTGACACTATTCGCAACAGCAAGGAGATTTTTTCGTGA
- the lpxD gene encoding UDP-3-O-(3-hydroxymyristoyl)glucosamine N-acyltransferase, producing MVEIRLLEIAQFLGCTVEGNKEALIRGVAPLDQAQVDDLSFYTNSKYATRAKLSKAAALVVGLHDRERFAGRSLLISDNPYRDFARVVAKWFNCAFLPKAGVHPTAIIGENVQIAEGCSVGAYCVIERGAEIRAHTTLFPFCYIGSKVTLGEHCLLYPQVTLLDRVIIGNRVILHSGVVIGGDGFGFAPDPNRGHIDKVPQVGWVEIADDVEIQCNTTIDRGALGATKIGRGTKIDNLVQVGHNVEIGEHSIIVSQAGISGSTKIGNWVTLAGQVGLVGHIQVGNGAIVTAQSGVAKDVPPKSVVTGSPAQPMIENRRALAGMSRLSELRKKVRDLEYRLRELEQGKIDSG from the coding sequence ATGGTAGAAATTCGCCTTTTGGAAATTGCTCAGTTTTTAGGTTGCACGGTTGAGGGTAATAAGGAGGCGTTAATCCGGGGAGTTGCTCCGTTAGATCAAGCCCAAGTAGATGATTTAAGTTTTTATACAAATTCTAAATACGCTACTAGAGCTAAATTATCAAAGGCTGCCGCCCTTGTAGTAGGGCTTCATGATCGGGAACGATTTGCTGGACGTTCTCTTCTGATCTCGGATAATCCATACCGTGATTTTGCTAGAGTAGTAGCCAAGTGGTTTAATTGTGCTTTTCTCCCCAAAGCAGGTGTTCATCCAACCGCTATCATAGGAGAAAATGTACAAATTGCCGAAGGTTGTAGTGTGGGAGCTTACTGTGTGATTGAAAGAGGGGCTGAAATTCGTGCCCATACTACTTTATTCCCCTTTTGCTATATTGGCTCTAAAGTGACTCTGGGGGAGCATTGCCTACTTTATCCGCAGGTTACGTTATTAGATCGGGTGATTATAGGTAATCGAGTAATACTTCATTCTGGCGTGGTTATAGGGGGAGATGGCTTTGGTTTTGCGCCTGATCCCAATCGAGGCCATATTGATAAAGTACCTCAGGTGGGATGGGTAGAAATTGCTGATGATGTAGAAATACAGTGTAATACTACTATTGATCGAGGAGCATTGGGGGCTACTAAAATTGGCCGAGGGACTAAAATCGATAATTTAGTGCAAGTCGGCCATAATGTAGAGATTGGAGAGCACAGTATTATTGTTAGCCAAGCGGGTATTTCCGGAAGCACTAAAATTGGCAATTGGGTGACTTTAGCAGGTCAAGTAGGGCTAGTGGGTCACATTCAAGTAGGTAATGGTGCCATTGTAACAGCTCAGTCGGGAGTGGCAAAAGATGTACCTCCTAAGTCTGTTGTAACGGGTAGCCCTGCTCAACCAATGATTGAAAATCGACGAGCACTAGCGGGGATGAGTCGACTCTCAGAGCTACGGAAAAAGGTTCGCGATCTAGAGTATCGTCTTCGGGAATTAGAGCAAGGTAAGATTGATAGTGGATGA
- a CDS encoding beta-barrel assembly-enhancing protease, which produces MRNLRAQLISILAGGIALFAISLIKANEIELPEIGDRSGATISPEQERDIGREFMRQLHNSVTIIDDPEIATYLQSLGYQLVANSDNRGQEFTFFIVQDSTINAFAAPGGYVGVHSELIKNTRTESELAAVMAHEIAHVTQHHLARAFEQGSRLSLPMAAAIVAAILLGMGTQNPDAGFAGMMAAQAGAAQLQINFTRSNEEEADRIGMQTLIRAGFDPFAMPAFFERLEQVSRYYGPEPPEFLSTHPVTRNRIADATGRAEALVTTPQLTARNQLQFYLMRSKLQVLTSDDKKQTVEQFSQALKTGRYLNEESARYGYALALTRAGNQNEARQQILQLLKKDTDNLAYLLVLAQIETAAGYFETAFEIYQKTLALYPNNYTVIINYASALLQGHQPHKARDLLKKQAQPGRGTVRIYHLLAKAEEEMGNRAESHRWLAEYYYYIGQIGMAIKQLQLANKAVGSNFYERSKIEARLRQLQTEATGKKNS; this is translated from the coding sequence ATGCGGAACTTGCGAGCACAATTAATCAGTATCCTAGCTGGAGGCATCGCCCTATTCGCAATTTCACTCATAAAGGCAAATGAAATTGAGCTCCCTGAGATCGGAGATCGCTCAGGAGCTACCATATCACCAGAACAGGAACGTGATATTGGGCGGGAGTTTATGCGCCAGTTACATAATTCGGTAACTATTATCGATGATCCAGAAATAGCAACCTACCTCCAATCGCTAGGATATCAATTAGTAGCAAATAGCGATAATCGAGGCCAAGAGTTTACTTTTTTTATTGTTCAAGATTCCACCATCAACGCTTTTGCCGCCCCAGGAGGATATGTTGGAGTCCATTCAGAGCTTATAAAAAATACCCGTACTGAGAGTGAGCTAGCGGCAGTCATGGCCCATGAAATTGCGCATGTAACACAGCATCACCTAGCACGCGCTTTTGAACAAGGTAGCCGCTTAAGTTTACCCATGGCAGCTGCTATAGTAGCTGCCATTCTCTTAGGAATGGGCACTCAAAACCCTGATGCAGGATTTGCCGGAATGATGGCCGCTCAAGCTGGCGCTGCACAACTTCAAATCAATTTTACCCGATCTAACGAAGAAGAAGCAGATCGGATTGGTATGCAAACTCTAATCCGAGCCGGTTTTGATCCTTTTGCCATGCCTGCTTTTTTCGAGCGGCTCGAACAAGTAAGCCGCTATTATGGACCTGAACCACCAGAGTTTCTAAGTACGCATCCAGTCACTAGGAATCGTATTGCTGATGCCACAGGTCGCGCTGAAGCCTTGGTGACTACTCCACAACTGACCGCTAGAAATCAACTTCAATTCTATCTAATGCGGTCTAAACTCCAAGTGCTGACTAGCGATGATAAAAAACAAACAGTCGAACAGTTCAGCCAAGCACTAAAAACGGGGCGTTATTTAAATGAAGAATCCGCTCGCTACGGTTATGCTTTGGCACTTACGAGAGCAGGTAATCAAAATGAGGCACGGCAGCAAATTTTACAATTGCTTAAAAAAGATACCGATAACCTTGCCTATCTATTAGTACTTGCTCAAATAGAAACAGCGGCTGGATATTTTGAAACCGCATTTGAAATTTATCAAAAAACGCTAGCGCTATATCCAAACAATTATACTGTGATTATCAACTACGCTAGTGCTTTGCTGCAAGGCCATCAGCCTCATAAAGCCCGTGATTTGCTAAAAAAACAAGCTCAGCCTGGAAGAGGAACAGTACGAATTTATCATTTACTCGCGAAAGCGGAGGAAGAGATGGGTAACCGAGCAGAATCCCATCGTTGGCTAGCTGAATACTACTATTACATCGGACAAATCGGTATGGCAATTAAACAATTACAGTTGGCAAATAAGGCAGTAGGCAGCAACTTTTATGAACGATCCAAAATTGAAGCCCGTTTGCGTCAGCTACAAACAGAAGCCACTGGTAAGAAAAATTCTTAA
- a CDS encoding PLDc N-terminal domain-containing protein: MEIEAKNFFYLLPLLVINIWAILDIAKSTMSTGGKIAWVVLICILPLFGFILWFTLGSRSSSANSRS; this comes from the coding sequence ATGGAAATTGAAGCAAAAAATTTTTTTTACTTATTACCATTATTGGTTATTAATATTTGGGCAATCTTAGATATTGCTAAAAGTACTATGTCTACCGGTGGAAAAATAGCGTGGGTTGTGCTGATATGTATACTACCATTATTTGGTTTTATATTATGGTTTACTTTAGGCTCACGCTCATCTTCTGCTAACTCAAGATCGTAA
- the waaA gene encoding lipid IV(A) 3-deoxy-D-manno-octulosonic acid transferase — translation MRKFYSFLFYLFIPLIVIRLLWRGYHNPAYLHRWSERFGFTPFLAEKAIIWVHAVSVGEVQASLPLIKELSAYYPDHTILLTTMTPTGSTQAQKNLGNQVIHCYLPYDLPHAIYHFLQQTQPQLGIILETELWPNLLYQCQYRGIPVILANARLSARSARGYSYLGTLSRNMISSFTLIAAQGAADAERFIALGALPERVHITGNLKFEIKLPADLKTQGATLRDQWGKQRPTWIAASTHEGEEKYILFSFKQLQQSYPNALLVLVPRHPERFNSVYHLCQQRGFIIHRRSELKAFNSAAEVFIGDSMGELPLFFAASDVAFIGGSLIPVGGHNPLEPAALGRAIILGPHMFNFTEIIKQLLQAGAAIQIQTHRDLTQAILHYLNNPSLLTKSGEAGQQVIAQNQGASKKLMQLITPLLV, via the coding sequence TTGCGGAAATTTTATAGCTTCTTATTTTATCTATTTATCCCCCTAATAGTGATCCGCCTACTATGGCGAGGCTACCATAATCCAGCTTATCTTCATCGCTGGTCAGAGCGGTTTGGTTTTACCCCTTTTTTAGCTGAAAAAGCAATCATCTGGGTTCATGCTGTTTCTGTAGGTGAGGTGCAGGCCAGCCTACCACTGATAAAAGAGCTATCTGCTTACTACCCAGATCATACGATATTACTGACCACTATGACTCCGACAGGATCAACGCAAGCACAGAAGAACCTAGGAAATCAGGTGATTCACTGCTATTTACCCTACGATTTACCTCACGCTATTTACCACTTTTTACAACAAACTCAGCCCCAGCTTGGCATTATTCTAGAAACAGAGCTTTGGCCTAACCTCCTATATCAATGTCAATACCGGGGAATCCCAGTGATACTCGCCAATGCTCGTCTTTCAGCACGATCAGCTCGAGGCTATTCATATTTAGGAACGCTCTCTCGTAATATGATCTCTAGCTTCACACTTATTGCTGCCCAAGGAGCCGCTGATGCTGAACGGTTTATTGCCCTCGGAGCTTTACCTGAACGAGTTCATATCACCGGTAATCTCAAGTTTGAAATTAAACTTCCAGCTGATTTAAAAACTCAAGGGGCTACCTTAAGAGATCAATGGGGAAAACAACGTCCGACTTGGATTGCGGCTAGTACCCATGAAGGGGAAGAAAAATACATACTCTTCAGCTTTAAACAGCTACAACAATCCTATCCTAATGCCCTACTCGTTCTAGTACCACGGCATCCAGAACGCTTCAACTCAGTCTATCATTTATGTCAACAACGAGGTTTTATTATCCATCGTCGTAGTGAATTGAAAGCTTTTAACTCAGCAGCTGAGGTTTTTATTGGAGATAGTATGGGCGAACTTCCGCTATTTTTTGCTGCATCGGATGTGGCTTTTATCGGTGGTAGCCTAATTCCAGTCGGCGGGCATAATCCCCTAGAGCCAGCAGCCCTAGGCCGTGCTATTATCCTAGGGCCTCATATGTTCAATTTTACTGAGATTATCAAGCAACTGTTACAAGCAGGGGCAGCTATCCAAATCCAGACTCACCGAGATCTAACCCAAGCTATCCTACATTACTTAAATAATCCCTCTCTCCTTACCAAATCAGGTGAAGCTGGGCAGCAGGTCATAGCCCAAAACCAAGGAGCCTCTAAAAAATTAATGCAGCTCATTACCCCGCTGTTAGTGTAG
- the rfaD gene encoding ADP-glyceromanno-heptose 6-epimerase, with amino-acid sequence MIIVTGGAGFIGSNIVKGLNQRGREDILVVDNLTRGEKFNNLVDCEILDYWDKHQFLQALQTGKGFPRSTESVIHQGACSSTTEWNGRYMMENNFQYSKSLLHNCLKHCIPFLYASSAAVYGNGVKFNERREFERPCNIYGYSKFLFDQYVRRYLPTASSQIAGFRYFNVYGPRETHKGAMASVAYHACHQLQKTGKIKLFEGCDGYLHGEQQRDFIYIDDVVAVNLWFLERPHCSGIFNVGTGKTQTFNAIAKAVITHHGSGEIEYIPFPDHLRGHYQSFTQADITALREKGYIKPFISVKEGVTAYMHWLSKHKSAD; translated from the coding sequence GTGATTATCGTCACTGGTGGCGCTGGTTTTATTGGCAGTAATATTGTCAAAGGGCTTAATCAGCGTGGACGAGAAGATATTCTGGTGGTTGATAATTTAACACGGGGAGAAAAATTTAATAACTTAGTTGATTGCGAGATTCTAGACTATTGGGATAAGCATCAATTCTTGCAAGCGTTACAAACTGGAAAAGGATTTCCGAGATCTACCGAATCAGTTATACATCAAGGCGCTTGTAGTTCGACTACGGAATGGAATGGACGTTATATGATGGAGAATAATTTCCAGTATTCTAAATCTCTTCTGCACAATTGCCTGAAACACTGCATCCCTTTTCTTTATGCCTCAAGCGCTGCGGTCTATGGCAATGGAGTTAAATTTAACGAACGCCGTGAGTTTGAAAGACCATGTAATATATACGGTTACTCTAAGTTTTTATTCGATCAATATGTTCGGCGTTACTTACCCACAGCATCTAGTCAAATTGCAGGCTTTCGCTATTTCAATGTGTATGGCCCTCGGGAAACTCATAAGGGCGCTATGGCCAGTGTTGCTTATCATGCCTGCCACCAGCTTCAAAAAACAGGGAAAATCAAACTGTTTGAAGGCTGCGATGGCTACCTTCATGGAGAACAGCAACGTGATTTTATCTATATTGATGATGTCGTCGCTGTTAATCTTTGGTTTTTAGAACGCCCGCATTGCTCAGGGATTTTTAATGTAGGCACCGGTAAAACTCAAACTTTTAATGCTATAGCCAAAGCAGTGATTACTCATCACGGGAGTGGAGAAATTGAGTACATCCCCTTTCCCGATCACCTACGAGGGCATTATCAGAGTTTTACTCAAGCTGACATCACCGCTCTTCGGGAAAAGGGGTACATTAAGCCTTTTATTTCGGTTAAAGAAGGAGTAACGGCTTATATGCACTGGTTAAGTAAACATAAATCTGCAGATTAG
- a CDS encoding multicopper oxidase domain-containing protein — protein sequence MLFITRGLKQVFSIILLLGASSASSNNNDAQFSGSTASTAPITGVIRYYYIAAEDTTWDFAPSGQSLVHCMDHQPAPCAIPEPYGHIFSAVRYVEYTDETFTKPKPQLKWLGVLGPIIRAEVGDTVKVHFCNHTMTGSAYSMHPHGLRYTKDNEGAFYYGVNSSSPPGAGAEVHPGQCFDYTWLADKVSGPARGDPSSKVWWYHSHVDSANDINSGLLGPIIITRKGMANADGSPKDVDREFVTAFFIFNRLSDAEAGLMHSINGYIFGNLKGLVAKRGERVRWHVLGMGNENDLHTPHWHGKTVLVGAPPARRRTDVLELLPASMVTADMNADNIGEWQYHCHVADHMNAGMVTTYQILP from the coding sequence ATGTTATTTATAACAAGGGGATTAAAACAAGTCTTTTCGATTATTCTATTATTAGGCGCATCATCTGCTAGTAGTAACAATAATGATGCGCAATTTAGCGGATCGACTGCCTCTACCGCCCCTATAACTGGGGTTATCCGGTACTATTATATTGCAGCAGAAGATACTACTTGGGATTTTGCGCCTAGTGGCCAGAGTCTTGTCCATTGCATGGATCATCAGCCAGCTCCCTGTGCTATACCAGAACCATATGGCCATATCTTCTCTGCTGTACGCTACGTAGAATATACGGATGAAACTTTTACCAAACCTAAGCCACAGCTTAAATGGTTGGGTGTTCTGGGGCCTATTATTCGCGCTGAAGTGGGGGATACAGTTAAGGTTCATTTTTGTAATCATACGATGACAGGTAGTGCTTATAGCATGCATCCTCATGGTTTGCGATATACTAAAGATAATGAGGGCGCTTTCTACTATGGGGTAAATTCATCCTCCCCCCCAGGTGCTGGCGCTGAGGTTCACCCAGGCCAGTGCTTTGATTATACTTGGCTTGCGGATAAAGTGAGCGGGCCTGCAAGAGGCGATCCTTCTTCCAAGGTGTGGTGGTATCATTCCCACGTGGATTCAGCTAATGATATAAATTCAGGTCTTTTAGGGCCTATTATTATTACGCGCAAAGGTATGGCTAATGCAGATGGTAGTCCTAAAGACGTAGACCGTGAATTTGTTACCGCTTTCTTCATTTTCAATAGGTTATCAGATGCGGAAGCGGGGCTAATGCATAGCATCAATGGCTATATTTTTGGCAATTTAAAGGGATTAGTCGCAAAAAGGGGTGAACGGGTACGTTGGCATGTGCTTGGCATGGGTAATGAAAATGATCTCCATACACCGCATTGGCATGGTAAGACGGTACTGGTAGGGGCACCTCCAGCGCGCCGGCGGACGGATGTGCTGGAATTATTACCTGCTTCTATGGTTACGGCTGATATGAACGCCGATAATATAGGAGAATGGCAATATCATTGCCATGTTGCAGATCATATGAATGCTGGAATGGTTACGACTTATCAAATATTACCTTAA